A genomic stretch from Vibrio neptunius includes:
- the manA gene encoding mannose-6-phosphate isomerase, class I yields MSNPAPFFLLENVIQPYPWGSRDSINTLFGIANPEQQPQAEIWMGAHPNGCSKIQIANETVLLSDFINQNPEQTLGAETQQRFGELPFLFKVLAAAQALSIQVHPSKAQAEEGFAREDAAGIARNAANRNYKDPNHKPELVYALTPYMAMNGFRDFEETIALFDALNAPALKQDVDAFRHNLTSQGLQAFFKAMLELDGDKKSQALDALLSWANNNPDPLAVLVVELNSQYPNDVGLLAPLMLNVLELQPGEAMFLDAGTPHAYIKGTGLEIMANSDNVLRAGLTPKYMDVEELVGSCKFAALNKDKILTQPVESDGEFNFPVPVEDFKFSVLKQPKNKPLTLNRAEILFAVDDDVTLQAGDETLVLTKGQSAFVPLSTKTLTVSSQGTVARAH; encoded by the coding sequence ATGTCTAACCCTGCTCCATTTTTCCTACTGGAAAATGTTATTCAACCCTACCCTTGGGGTAGCCGAGATTCGATCAACACTTTGTTTGGTATTGCCAACCCTGAGCAACAGCCTCAAGCTGAAATCTGGATGGGTGCCCACCCTAACGGATGTTCAAAAATTCAAATCGCGAATGAGACGGTTTTGCTGTCTGATTTTATCAACCAGAACCCAGAGCAAACCCTTGGTGCCGAGACCCAACAGCGATTTGGTGAACTGCCCTTCCTGTTTAAGGTACTGGCCGCCGCTCAGGCGCTTTCCATTCAGGTTCACCCATCCAAAGCCCAAGCGGAAGAAGGGTTTGCCAGAGAAGACGCCGCTGGCATTGCGCGCAACGCGGCTAACCGCAACTACAAAGATCCAAACCACAAGCCCGAGCTGGTTTACGCACTGACGCCTTACATGGCGATGAACGGCTTCCGTGACTTCGAAGAAACCATTGCCCTATTTGATGCGTTGAATGCCCCCGCGCTAAAGCAAGATGTTGACGCTTTTCGTCATAACCTGACCTCACAAGGTTTACAGGCCTTCTTTAAAGCCATGTTAGAACTGGATGGCGATAAAAAATCTCAGGCACTAGACGCACTGCTTAGCTGGGCCAATAACAACCCAGATCCGTTAGCAGTGCTGGTGGTGGAGCTAAATAGTCAATACCCGAATGACGTTGGCCTGCTGGCCCCGCTGATGCTTAACGTGCTTGAGCTTCAGCCCGGTGAAGCCATGTTCTTGGATGCCGGCACCCCACACGCCTACATCAAGGGCACAGGCCTTGAGATCATGGCCAATTCGGATAACGTGTTGCGCGCGGGTCTCACGCCAAAATACATGGACGTAGAAGAGTTGGTCGGCAGCTGTAAATTTGCCGCGCTGAATAAAGATAAAATCCTGACGCAACCCGTCGAAAGCGACGGTGAGTTCAACTTCCCAGTGCCTGTGGAAGACTTTAAGTTTTCTGTGCTGAAGCAACCAAAAAACAAACCGCTGACGCTGAACCGCGCTGAGATCCTATTTGCGGTGGATGACGATGTCACACTGCAAGCTGGTGACGAGACACTTGTCTTGACCAAGGGGCAATCTGCTTTTGTACCACTATCGACTAAGACGCTCACCGTCAGCTCGCAAGGCACAGTAGCAAGAGCCCATTAA
- a CDS encoding 1-aminocyclopropane-1-carboxylate deaminase/D-cysteine desulfhydrase, with the protein MKLCDTPITQHQFNGTTFYLKRDDQLHSHFSGNKARKFMTLLEGSYPEVTTLISYGSAQANSLYSLAALCAIKGWTLEYYVDRIPPWLVDRPMGNYRGALELGARVIPVNESNLHPAQFIDTVRQPDARCLVIEEGGRSADARLGIEQLGREILSWSRFETGKEFVVALPSGTGTTALYLHRFLHTHGIQVLTCPCVGGKDYLIEQFKQLGERDFPHILELESKHHFGKLYRQDYEIWRKLLEQTHVEFDLLYDPMMWQCLQSWSEQHRDKTIIYVHQGGVLGNESMLPRYQRKYGD; encoded by the coding sequence ATGAAACTTTGCGACACACCCATCACCCAGCACCAATTTAACGGCACCACGTTTTACCTCAAACGGGACGACCAGCTCCATAGCCATTTCAGTGGTAACAAAGCTCGCAAGTTCATGACGCTGTTAGAGGGAAGCTACCCAGAGGTAACCACTCTGATTAGCTATGGCAGTGCGCAAGCCAACTCACTTTACTCATTGGCCGCTCTGTGCGCCATCAAAGGCTGGACCCTTGAATATTACGTTGACCGAATTCCGCCGTGGCTAGTCGACAGACCGATGGGTAACTATCGAGGCGCGCTCGAACTGGGCGCGCGTGTCATCCCTGTTAATGAATCCAACCTTCACCCAGCACAATTCATTGATACTGTTCGCCAGCCAGATGCCCGCTGCCTCGTCATTGAAGAAGGCGGCCGTTCCGCCGACGCTAGATTGGGCATTGAGCAGCTTGGCCGTGAAATCCTATCTTGGAGTCGCTTCGAAACAGGCAAAGAATTTGTTGTGGCGCTGCCATCCGGCACGGGCACCACAGCACTGTATTTGCACCGTTTTCTCCACACGCACGGTATCCAAGTCCTGACCTGCCCTTGTGTGGGTGGCAAAGACTACTTAATCGAGCAATTTAAGCAGCTCGGTGAACGCGATTTCCCGCACATACTCGAACTGGAAAGCAAACATCATTTTGGCAAACTTTATCGTCAAGATTATGAAATCTGGCGTAAACTTCTCGAACAAACCCATGTGGAGTTTGACCTGCTTTACGACCCTATGATGTGGCAGTGTTTACAATCTTGGTCTGAGCAACACCGAGACAAAACCATTATCTATGTCCATCAGGGAGGCGTGTTGGGCAACGAAAGTATGTTGCCTCGATATCAGCGCAAATATGGCGATTGA
- a CDS encoding YnjH family protein, translating to MRIHLFTLLLLASASTCANVITTPGNAVIAIDGSEAAKRVCYYQDQGYSLGAVIQVGDHYMTCTQANDFETNGALKWAPLDSQTQAEPKESQPNVKRYSVK from the coding sequence ATGCGCATCCATCTATTTACTTTACTGCTACTGGCATCGGCATCCACTTGTGCCAACGTGATCACCACACCCGGCAATGCCGTGATTGCCATCGATGGCAGCGAAGCCGCCAAGCGAGTCTGCTACTACCAAGATCAGGGCTACTCTCTCGGCGCCGTTATTCAGGTTGGTGACCACTATATGACGTGCACCCAAGCCAACGACTTTGAAACCAATGGTGCGTTAAAATGGGCGCCTCTCGACAGCCAAACTCAAGCTGAGCCAAAAGAGAGCCAACCCAATGTCAAACGTTACTCCGTTAAGTAA
- a CDS encoding DUF296 domain-containing protein: MIQPIAVRLTKGQDLKKQIQSLVTEHKIQAGTIASCVGCLEQVSLRLAGAEQSITLTQPFEIVSVMGTLTPNHQHIHISVADSNGKVIGGHLLDNSLIDTTAELILHTYPSLRFSREQDDTTGYSELVVEEC, translated from the coding sequence ATGATTCAGCCCATCGCCGTTCGACTCACCAAAGGCCAGGACTTAAAAAAGCAAATTCAGTCTCTGGTAACAGAGCATAAAATTCAAGCTGGCACTATTGCCTCGTGTGTCGGGTGTTTAGAGCAAGTTAGCCTTCGCCTTGCGGGCGCTGAGCAATCCATCACGCTGACGCAACCTTTTGAAATAGTATCGGTGATGGGAACACTGACGCCAAACCACCAACACATTCACATTTCTGTTGCTGACAGCAACGGCAAAGTCATTGGCGGCCACCTTCTCGACAACAGCCTTATCGATACCACTGCCGAACTGATCCTTCACACGTACCCAAGCCTACGCTTTTCGAGAGAGCAGGATGACACTACAGGGTATAGCGAGTTAGTAGTTGAGGAGTGTTGA